Part of the Halodesulfovibrio aestuarii DSM 17919 = ATCC 29578 genome, AAGATAGAAGACTCTAGGAGTATCCTCTTCCCAGTTCTCTGACTTTGCACCACATGCGTTGCAGGTAACTCCTGGGTTAAATGGATATTTAAAATCCCAGTAATCTTTAAACGTCTCCCAGTCTTCAATAGGTTCTTGATGAATCTCAGAAGTAGGTTGTTTGTCCTGAGCCTGATCAAGAATCTCTGATATTTTTTTACCAGCTTTTTCCCAGATTTCTGGGCTAAGCAGTACGCCGTGTAAGTTACCGTCGCGGTCATAAAGCGGCTTAACATGGGTTTCATATTCGGACATTTCAGCCTCCAATAACGTGCCGATTTTTTGTGAGTGTGAATATAATAGAGTCATGTCGAAAAGACATATTGTCAAGGAGATATATATGGCAGGAGCACAGAGAGGGTTAGGCAGAGGGTTAGATGCACTGTTTAAAAATACAGAAACTGTAGAAGAAAATGAAAGCCCGAATATGCTTCCGTTACGTCTTTTGCATGCGAATCCAAACCAGCCCCGTAAACAATTTGATGATGCTGCTTTAGAAGATTTGGCAGCTTCTATTCGAGAAAAGGGTGTGCTTCAGCCGTTACTTGTTCGACCACAGGTTGTGGGTGGAGAGCTTTCTTACGAAATTGTTGCCGGTGAGCGCAGGTTCAGAGCAAGCCAACTCGCAGGTATCCGTGAAGTGCCGGTTGTTATCCGTGAACTTGATGATATGGAAACGTTGGCGATTGCGTTGATTGAAAACCTTCAGCGTGAAGATTTAACGGCTCTTGAAGAAGCAAAAGGCCTGCAAGAATTAAAAGATCAGTTCAACCTTTCACAAGAAGAACTTGCAAAACAGGTAGGTAAAAGCCGTTCTGCAATTGCAAATACATTGCGCCTTCTGCAGCTTCCCGACATGGCTCAGGAAGCCTTATCAGCGGGGACTATTACAGCAGGGCATGCGCGAGCTATTTTATCTGTTGATGATATTGCCCGTATTGATTTTCTTGGTCTTATTGTTTCACAGATGCTTACTGTGCGCGAAGCAGAAGCACTTGCGGCTTCCTGGAAAGAGCATAAGAGTTTTGCTCTTCCGAAAGATACAAAGAATGAAACTCCAAAAAATGAAAAGTCAGCAGTATTAAAAGAATTTCAAAACCAGTTAACAACTCTTTTTTCCAGTAAAGTTACTATGAGCGGTACTGAAAAAAAGGGGAAAGTTATGTTGGCTTATAATACAGAAGCAGAACTGCATGAGTTGCTTGGTAAACTGGGAATTAAACAAGCAGGATAACACTAACGTATTGCTATGCATGCAGAAGTGACAGAGTCATTATTCTG contains:
- a CDS encoding ParB/RepB/Spo0J family partition protein — translated: MAGAQRGLGRGLDALFKNTETVEENESPNMLPLRLLHANPNQPRKQFDDAALEDLAASIREKGVLQPLLVRPQVVGGELSYEIVAGERRFRASQLAGIREVPVVIRELDDMETLAIALIENLQREDLTALEEAKGLQELKDQFNLSQEELAKQVGKSRSAIANTLRLLQLPDMAQEALSAGTITAGHARAILSVDDIARIDFLGLIVSQMLTVREAEALAASWKEHKSFALPKDTKNETPKNEKSAVLKEFQNQLTTLFSSKVTMSGTEKKGKVMLAYNTEAELHELLGKLGIKQAG